A single region of the Solwaraspora sp. WMMD406 genome encodes:
- a CDS encoding glycosyltransferase family 2 protein: MSEQRRGELLPTTRVPAPVPDGDPGRVARVSVIIPCYNYGRFLPESVGSVFAQSGIDPEVIVVDDCSTDDTRQVLARLGRDEHRLVVVHNETNHGPCVAFNDGLAVATGEFIVRLDADDLLTPGSLARAVRLFDHFPQVGLVYGHPVHFHGPVPQTSRSEVTGWTVWSGADWIAHRCRLGVNCVTTPEAVVRASVYQEIGPWDSRMRYACDMEIWMRAAAVSDVGHVDGTDQALHREHPASVSVTDAAGRRTDLIERRTAFEVLFEGPGGKLPDAARLHDDARRALAVEALESACHAYDRRLTDREPVEWYVEFALETYPQARRLPQWRGLQRRQRVGARLAPLVPGFAASVVRRRLRNDARYRTWTRHGV; the protein is encoded by the coding sequence GTGTCGGAGCAACGCCGAGGCGAGTTGCTGCCCACGACGCGGGTGCCGGCTCCGGTGCCCGACGGTGATCCGGGTCGGGTCGCCCGGGTGTCGGTGATCATCCCGTGTTACAACTACGGCCGGTTCCTGCCGGAGAGCGTCGGTAGCGTGTTCGCGCAGTCCGGCATCGATCCCGAGGTGATCGTCGTCGACGACTGTTCGACCGACGACACCCGGCAGGTACTGGCCCGACTCGGTCGCGACGAGCACCGGCTGGTGGTCGTGCACAACGAGACCAACCACGGGCCGTGCGTCGCGTTCAACGACGGGTTGGCGGTGGCGACCGGCGAGTTCATCGTCCGGTTGGACGCCGACGACCTGCTGACGCCGGGGTCGCTGGCCAGGGCGGTACGGCTGTTCGACCACTTCCCGCAGGTCGGGCTGGTCTACGGGCACCCCGTGCACTTCCACGGCCCGGTGCCGCAGACCTCCCGCAGCGAGGTGACCGGCTGGACCGTCTGGTCCGGGGCGGACTGGATCGCGCACCGCTGCCGGCTCGGCGTCAACTGCGTCACCACCCCCGAGGCCGTGGTACGGGCCAGCGTCTATCAGGAGATCGGTCCCTGGGACAGCCGGATGCGGTACGCCTGCGACATGGAGATCTGGATGCGGGCGGCGGCGGTGTCCGACGTCGGCCACGTCGACGGGACCGATCAGGCGCTGCACCGGGAACACCCGGCCAGCGTGAGCGTGACCGACGCGGCCGGCCGGCGGACCGACCTGATCGAGCGCCGGACCGCGTTCGAGGTGTTGTTCGAGGGTCCCGGTGGCAAGCTGCCCGACGCGGCGCGGCTGCACGACGACGCCCGGCGGGCGTTGGCCGTCGAGGCCTTGGAGTCCGCCTGCCACGCGTACGACCGCCGGCTCACCGACCGGGAGCCGGTCGAGTGGTACGTCGAGTTCGCCCTGGAGACCTATCCGCAGGCGCGGCGGTTGCCGCAGTGGCGCGGCCTGCAACGGCGTCAGCGGGTCGGCGCGCGGCTCGCCCCACTGGTGCCGGGCTTCGCCGCCAGCGTGGTCCGGCGGCGACTGCGCAACGACGCCCGCTACCGCACCTGGACCCGGCACGGCGTCTGA
- a CDS encoding glycosyltransferase: MINRFKGQARDFVHARLAAAEVRRRQIPQFQVTTATTGPGRVYYLAPDNPHPSGGVRVIYRHVDLLAELGIPAVVMHSEPGFRCTWFTNQTPVVPAAEATLSPADILVVPEWYGPGLAQLPAGPRIVVFNQRAYDTFDHIPYPDTTPGAPYAGLPGMTALLAVSDDNVDLLRYAFPEIPVRLTRNVVDPEVFAPGGWPRARRIAYVGHRRAAERDQLLHILRSRGVLRDWEITLIAGRTEQQTAEIMRQCAIFLSFSDREGFGMPPAEAMACGAYVVGYPGLAGREFFDPAYCSPVPDGDLLAYARAVEQACASYRDEPESMAKRAAAGAEAIRDRYTVAGLRDDLAAFYRPLLAAD, from the coding sequence GTGATCAACCGGTTCAAGGGCCAGGCCCGCGATTTCGTCCACGCCCGCCTGGCCGCCGCCGAAGTCCGCCGACGGCAGATCCCGCAGTTCCAGGTCACGACGGCGACCACCGGCCCCGGCCGGGTCTACTACCTGGCACCGGACAACCCGCACCCCAGCGGCGGGGTCCGGGTCATCTACCGGCACGTCGACCTGCTGGCCGAGCTGGGCATCCCGGCGGTGGTCATGCACAGCGAGCCCGGTTTCCGCTGCACCTGGTTCACCAACCAGACACCGGTGGTGCCGGCCGCCGAGGCCACGCTCTCACCGGCCGACATCCTCGTCGTTCCCGAGTGGTACGGCCCCGGGCTGGCCCAGCTTCCGGCCGGCCCCCGGATCGTCGTGTTCAACCAGCGCGCCTACGACACCTTCGACCACATCCCGTACCCCGACACCACGCCGGGAGCCCCGTACGCCGGACTGCCCGGCATGACCGCCCTGCTCGCCGTCTCGGACGACAACGTCGACCTGCTGCGCTACGCCTTCCCCGAGATCCCGGTACGGCTGACCCGCAACGTCGTCGACCCCGAGGTGTTCGCGCCCGGTGGCTGGCCCCGGGCCCGGCGGATCGCCTACGTCGGGCACCGCCGGGCGGCCGAACGCGACCAGCTGCTGCACATCCTGCGGTCCCGGGGCGTCCTGCGGGACTGGGAGATCACCCTGATCGCCGGGCGGACCGAGCAGCAGACCGCCGAGATCATGCGGCAGTGCGCGATCTTCCTCAGCTTCAGCGACCGGGAAGGCTTCGGCATGCCACCGGCCGAGGCGATGGCGTGCGGGGCGTACGTCGTCGGCTACCCGGGGCTGGCCGGGCGGGAATTCTTCGACCCGGCGTACTGCTCCCCGGTGCCCGACGGCGACCTGTTGGCGTACGCCCGCGCCGTCGAGCAGGCATGCGCGAGCTACCGCGATGAGCCGGAATCGATGGCCAAGCGGGCGGCCGCAGGCGCCGAGGCGATCCGGGACCGCTACACGGTCGCCGGACTGCGCGACGACCTCGCCGCGTTCTACCGCCCGCTGCTGGCCGCCGACTGA